In the genome of Calypte anna isolate BGI_N300 unplaced genomic scaffold, bCalAnn1_v1.p scaffold_163_arrow_ctg1, whole genome shotgun sequence, one region contains:
- the INAVA gene encoding innate immunity activator protein, protein SRRVRAGRELPLAEPAQPVPPARSVSGQAAWESGEGGPAGTSWVVAGAVGASWPPRWPQPPPHPRAVPPVPAELSTSEESSLSDSALLEEEDTRPLGPVTPQASPSPQEPPQEGVSGLPSSPWRETSLDGPYEKTKKPPSGDPGDGDNNRGSRGYPGSSPSAAPGSPGPGASPVGGGGGEVPPYRFVPVRTLVLCRQVGSSAPSTPEPPGRRGQSQSLRVESCWQPGEPRGRSAVPRRRPTYYTVTVPASCIPTPGPSCHSGSDDSISDLSSVSHATSPGSSSPDVSFAPPAPQQLPPPHAEPTYYPRAAHRFLAPPGPPPFLYEQDLAPLRYQRLVASHSRIVRTPSLKDYAPAGGRGLSKATVTEELKSWHQRARLRGAPRPHSLDRQGAFRGPRGGNIRDIPITLGVLPRAQATSLQILRRGPDAVPVPVQVYVPENGEIVTQV, encoded by the exons GTCCCGCCGGGTCCGGGCAGGCCGGGAGCTGCCGCTGGCAGAGCCGGCCCAGCCGGTACCGCCGGCCCGGAGCGTGTCGGGACAAGCGGCATGGGAGAGCGGGGAGGGGGGGCCCGCGGGGACAAGCTGGGTGGTGGCGGGGGCTGTGGGAGCCTCTTGGCCCCCCCGGTggccccagccccctccccacccccgcGCTGTTCCCCCCGTCCCcgcagagctcagcacctcgGAGGAGAGCTCCCTGTCCGACAGTGCCCTGctggaggagg AGGACACGCGGCCGCTGGGACCTGTTACCCCGCAGGCGTCCCCGTCTCCCCAGGAGCCCCCCCAGGAGGGGGTCTCGGGgctgccctccagcccctggCGGGAGACCAGCCTGGATGGACCCTATGAGAAGACCAAGAAACCACCGAGCGGTGACCCCGGGGATGGGGACAACAACCGGGGGTCGCGGGGCTACCCCGGGTCCTCCCCCTCGGCCGCCCCCGGCAGCCCCGGCCCCGGAGCCTCCCCGGTGGGCGGGGGGGGCGGGGAGGTCCCTCCCTATCGCTTCGTCCCCGTCAGGACCCTGGTGCTGTGCCGGCAGGTGGGATCCAGTGCCCCCAGCACCCCGGAGCCCCCCGGCCGGAGGGGACAGTCCCAGAGCCTCAG GGTGGAATCCTGCTGGCAGCCCGGGGAGCCGCGGGGTCGCAGCGCCgtcccccgccgccgccccacCTATTACACGGTGACGGTGCCCGCCTCCTGCATCCCCACGCCGGGCCCCAGCTGCCACTCGGGCTCCGACGACAGCATCTCCGACCTCTCCAGCGTCTCCCACgccacctccccgggcagcagcagccccgaCGTCTCCTTCGCACCGCCcgccccccagcagctcccaccgCCCCACGCCGAACCCACTTACTACCCTCGGGCTGCCCACCGTTTCCTGGccccccccggccccccgcCTTTCCTCTACGAGCAGGATTTGGCCCCTTTACGCTACCAGCGCCTGGTGGCTTCCCACAGCCGCATCGTCCGCACCCCCTCGCTCAAGGACTACGCCCCGGCGGGGGGCCGGGGGCTCTCCAAGGCCACTGTCACCGAGGAGCTGAAGTCCTGGCACCAGCGGGCCCGGCTGCGGGGTGCCCCCCGTCCCCACTCCCTCGACAGGCAAGGAGCCTTCCGGGGACCTCGTGGTGGGAACATCAGGGACATCCCCATCACCTTGGGAGTCCTGCCACGGGCTCAG GCCACCTCGCTCCAGATCCTGCGGCGTGGCCCAGACGCTGTCCCTGTCCCCGTGCAGGTCTACGTGCCTGAGAACGGTGAGATTGTCACACAAGTGTAA
- the SHISA4 gene encoding protein shisa-4 isoform X2, translated as MAGGEDCLWYVDRNGSWHPGFDCEFFTFCCGTCHQRYCCRDPLRLLTERQQRHCLAFSLSSPKTIAGIASAVVLFIAIVTTIVCCFMCSCCYLYQRRQHPRTPLQAGPEIPLTSYPPAPPPAPFPMDPKDGPAPPPPGFTPVPVYPPPGPAAQYPLYPSGPPIYNPTAPPPYAPPQPTYPGA; from the exons A TGGCGGGGGGCGAGGACTGCCTGTGGTACGTGGACAGGAACGGGTCCTGGCACCCCGGCTTCGACTGTGAGTTCTTCACCTTCTGCTGCGGCACCTGCCACCAGCGGTACTGCTGCCGGGACCCCCTGCGCCTCCTCACCGAGCGCCAGCAGCGCCACTGCCTCGCCTTCAG CCTCAG CAGCCCCAAGACCATTGCGGGCATCGCCTCGGCCGTTGTCCTCTTCATTGCCATCGTCACCACCATCGTCTGCTGCTTCATGTGCTCCTGCTGCTACCTCTACCAGCGCCGGCAGCACCCCCGCACCCCCCTGCAag CAGGCCCAGAGATCCCGCTCACCAGCtacccccctgccccccctccGGCCCCATTCCCCATGGACCCCAAAGACGGCCCCGCGCCCCCCCCGCCCGGCTTCACCCCCGTCCCTGTGTACCCCCcgcctggccctgctgctcagtACCCACTGTACCCCTCCGGACCCCCCATCTACAACCCCACAG CTCCTCCGCCGTACGCTCCGCCACAGCCCACCTACCCCGGAGCctga
- the SHISA4 gene encoding protein shisa-4 isoform X1 produces MGTGGPGSGWPLAGTVLVALATSLVAGGEDCLWYVDRNGSWHPGFDCEFFTFCCGTCHQRYCCRDPLRLLTERQQRHCLAFSPKTIAGIASAVVLFIAIVTTIVCCFMCSCCYLYQRRQHPRTPLQGPEIPLTSYPPAPPPAPFPMDPKDGPAPPPPGFTPVPVYPPPGPAAQYPLYPSGPPIYNPTAPPPYAPPQPTYPGA; encoded by the exons ATGGGGACCGGAGGCCCCGGTAGCGGTTGGCCCCTGGCCGGGACCGTGCTGGTGGCCCTGGCCACCTCGCTGG TGGCGGGGGGCGAGGACTGCCTGTGGTACGTGGACAGGAACGGGTCCTGGCACCCCGGCTTCGACTGTGAGTTCTTCACCTTCTGCTGCGGCACCTGCCACCAGCGGTACTGCTGCCGGGACCCCCTGCGCCTCCTCACCGAGCGCCAGCAGCGCCACTGCCTCGCCTTCAG CCCCAAGACCATTGCGGGCATCGCCTCGGCCGTTGTCCTCTTCATTGCCATCGTCACCACCATCGTCTGCTGCTTCATGTGCTCCTGCTGCTACCTCTACCAGCGCCGGCAGCACCCCCGCACCCCCCTGCAag GCCCAGAGATCCCGCTCACCAGCtacccccctgccccccctccGGCCCCATTCCCCATGGACCCCAAAGACGGCCCCGCGCCCCCCCCGCCCGGCTTCACCCCCGTCCCTGTGTACCCCCcgcctggccctgctgctcagtACCCACTGTACCCCTCCGGACCCCCCATCTACAACCCCACAG CTCCTCCGCCGTACGCTCCGCCACAGCCCACCTACCCCGGAGCctga